A window of the Archocentrus centrarchus isolate MPI-CPG fArcCen1 chromosome 9, fArcCen1, whole genome shotgun sequence genome harbors these coding sequences:
- the angptl2b gene encoding angiopoietin-related protein 2b, translating into MEPPSMILLGLLLVYGLACGVQQTLGSQSDGSRGRGGTQEFESSEDGLERDFIYAGRSKRAAADQQQDKCSYTFIVPQQKVTGAICVNSKEPEAMLENRVNKQELELLNVELQKQKRQIETLQQLVEVDGGIVNEVKLLRKESRNMNSRVTQLYMQLLHEIIRKRDNALELAQMENKILNQTSEMQQLTSRYKDLEHKYQHLASLATNQSALIALLEEQCRSRPPPRHVPVPQPRPQPPPPPPSPPINKPYQPPVIPRINNPISNEIQSDQKSLPPLLPTMPAGTHSPSTTDKPSGPFRDCLQALEEGHTASGMFLVKPENANRLMQVWCDQRHDPGGWTVIQRRVDGSVNFFRNWETYKQGFGNIDGEYWLGLENIYWLTNQGNYKLLVTLEDWSGRKVFAEYASFRVEPEADFYKLRVGRYHGNAGDSLTWHNGKQFTTLDRDHDAYTGNCAHYQKGGWWYNSCAHSNLNGVWYRGGHYRSRYQDGVYWAEFRGGAYSLKKVVMMIRPNPNTFH; encoded by the exons ATGGAGCCCCCTTCAATGATCCTGCTAGGGCTCCTTCTAGTTTATGGACTAGCCTGTGGAGTCCAGCAGACGCTGGGGAGTCAGTCAGACGGCAGCCGTGGCAGGGGCGGCACCCAAGAATTTGAGAGCAGTGAGGATGGTCTGGAAAGAGATTTTATCTACGCTGGAAGGAGCAAACGTGCTGCAGCTGACCAGCAGCAGGACAAATGCTCCTACACGTTCATTGTACCTCAGCAAAAAGTGACTGGAGCCATCTGCGTCAACTCCAAGGAGCCAGAGGCCATGCTGGAGAATCGGGTCAACAAGCAAGAATTAGAGCTGCTTAATGTGGAACTGCAGAAACAGAAGAGGCAGATCGAAACCCTGCAGCAGTTAGTGGAGGTGGATGGAGGTATTGTCAATGAGGTCAAGCTTCTGAGGAAAGAGAGTCGAAACATGAACTCCAGAGTCACTCAGCTGTACATGCAGCTGCTCCATGAGATCATCAGGAAGAGGGACAATGCTCTAGAATTGGCACAGATGGAGAACAAGATCTTGAACCAAACCTCTGAGATGCAGCAGCTCACCAGTCGATACAAAGACCTTGAGCACAAATACCAGCACTTGGCTTCTTTAGCCACTAACCAGTCAGCTCTTATTGCCTTGTTGGAGGAGCAGTGCCGGAGTCGACCTCCTCCTCGTCACGTTCCTGTCCCCCAGCCGCGGCCtcagccaccaccaccaccaccatcacccccTATTAATAAGCCTTACCAACCACCTGTCATTCCACGTATCAACAACCCAATCAGCAATGAGATCCAGAGCGACCAAAAGTCTCTACCACCACTTCTTCCAACAATGCCTGCTGGTACACATAGCCCATCCACCACTGACAAGCCCTCTG GTCCATTTAGAGACTGTCTGCAGGCACTAGAAGAAGGCCACACAGCCAGCGGCATGTTCCTGGTCAAGCCGGAGAACGCCAACCGACTCATGCAAGTGTGGTGTGACCAGAGGCATGACCCAGGTGGCTGGACTGTGATCCAGAGGAGGGTGGACGGCTCTGTCAACTTTTTCAGGAACTGGGAGACATACAAG CAAGGTTTTGGCAATATTGACGGCGAGTACTGGCTGGGCCTAGAGAACATCTACTGGCTGACTAACCAGGGGAACTACAAACTGCTGGTCACGCTGGAGGACTGGTCTGGCAGAAAGGTGTTTGCAGAGTATGCCAGCTTCAGGGTGGAGCCTGAGGCCGATTTCTACAAGCTGAGGGTGGGCCGCTACCATGGAAATGCTGGAGACTCGCTCACCTGGCACAACGGCAAACAGTTCACAACACTGGATAGAGACCATGATGCATACACAG GAAATTGTGCCCATTACCAGAAGGGAGGTTGGTGGTATAACTCCTGTGCCCACTCAAATCTGAATGGAGTTTGGTACAGAGGAGGTCACTACCGCAGCCGCTACCAAGATGGAGTCTACTGGGCAGAGTTCAGAGGAGGAGCTTACTCGTTAAAGAAAGTAGTCATGATGATCCGTCCAAACCCAAACACCTTCCACTGA